The genomic segment GGCCCGCCGCAGCGGTACGTCAGGGGCGCGGCACGGTGTCCGCGGCCCAACGAAGCATCGCCACGAGATCGGTGGGCCGAGAACATGCTTCTGGCCGCGCGATCGGCATAGATTGCCGAATTGGCTCACAGGGACTACTCTGCAGGTAGGACCCACCATCTGCAGGGACCATCCGGGAAAGGACATGGCCATGAAGCCGACTTTGAAGCTTTTCTGCGCGACCGCGTTGCTTCTGGGCTGCAACATCGACCTCTCGGGCGCCAACATCAACGCCAAGGCCGACGTCAACGCCAACGTGAAGATCAACAACGGTCCGCAGGGCGGCGGCCCGTCCGGGCCGTCCGGCATCCAGGACGTGGTCGGCCTGGAAATCCAGGCCGACACCGAAACGCTCGCCTGGGGCGCGCTCGGGCCCTTCGACAAGGAGTCCGATCAGTACCCCGGCTACCAGAATCCCGGCGGCGGACCGGTGCCGTACCCCACGCCGGCCGCCGTCAGCGACCCGCGGCCCATGCGCTCGCAGTTCGCCAATTTCCGGGTCTTCGCCACCGTGCGCAACGGCGGGTCGGCCATCGAAGTGCCGCCCGACGACCCGGGCTTCAACTACCAGGTCGATCCCAAGGTGCCGGTCGACCTCCGCATGAAGGAGCGCATCATCAGCCCGGTCGCCGAGACGCCGCCGGGGCAGCTCACCTTGCGCGTCTCGTGGGGCGACGTGAGCGCCGCCCGGACGTTCCAGGTCGTCGGCGGCGGGGCCGCGGACGTCGTGGCCGAGTAGGAGGCGCAACATGCAATCCAGTCACAAGACCACCCTGCGCGCCACGGCCGGCTTCCTGGCCGGTAGCCTCCTGGGCTGCGCGCCCGCCGGCGTCGTCGCCGGACTCGGCGCCGGCTCCGAACCGTCGGCATCGGTCGCCAGGAAACCCGCCGCTTACGGCGAACTCACCTTCACGTTCCGCTGGCCCGGGATGCCCGCAAGGGAAACGCAGGCCCTCCCGAACTCGGCCAAGTACGTCGTGCTGATCATCTGGACCGACGCCACGCGCAAGACCGCCCAGGCGGTGCGCGTGTTCCGGCGCGACAATACCTCGGACACCTACTTCAACCGGATGACCGGCCGGTACGAGAGCAGCGGACGCCTGGTGCTGCCGCCTTCCGACGCGTACGTGCTGGATCTCAAGGCCTACGCCGACGATCCCGGCTACAAGGAGGTCTTCGCGCCGACCGCGGCGGAGAAGCTGACCTGCGGTTCGCCCCAGGCCACCCCGACCCCGGCCGCCACGGCCTCGACGCCGGCAGCCACCGAGACCGCGACGGCCGATCCGACGCCGACGCCGGCTCCCACCGTGGCGCCGTGCCTCGATACCGCCAAGGCCCTGGCCTACGGCGCGTCGGCACCGTTCAAGATCGTCCCCGGCCACGCGACTTCGGTGCGCGTCAACCTGACGGTGCCGGGCGGCCCGACCCTCTCGGGTGTCTCGCCGGCGGTCGTCGGCAGCCAGGGCGGCGAAATCGTCCTGACGGGAAAGGGCTTCGGCACCGATCCCGGCAAGGTCCGGCTCACGCTCGTCCCGCCGTTCCTCGGCCCGCAGCCTTTCGAGTTCGCTCCCGCGACGGTGACCGACACGACCATCAAGGCGAAACTTCCGGAGGGGTCGGCCGGCGGCACCGTCTACGCCTTCGTGGACGGCGTCGAGGCCGCAGCCGCGACCGCGCCGACCGTGCAGGCGGTCAAGCGCCTGTTCCTGACCTCCGGGAACCTGCGCTTCGACCAGAGCAAGGTCTACGCCGCCGCCAACGCCTCGGTCTCCATCGGCGTCTACGGCGAGCCGATCTACGGCGGGGCGTGCTGCTGGGATCCGGGCCGGCCCAACAACCCGCCGAACGGCGCTGTGCAGTTGCCGCCCTCGGTCCTCACCGTGCAACCCACCGGCACGACGACGGCGACGGCCTCCATCGGCAAGGACGGCGTCATCGTGTTCCCCGACAAGGGCACGTGGAAAATAGGCAACCCGGCCGGCATCGAGCAGTCCTGGTCCGACGTGATCGCCGGCCTCTACCAGGTCGGCGCGGGCGCCCAGGTGCTCTTCACGCGGGGTCCCTGGGACACCAACTCCCTGGTCTCGGTGCTGGTGCCCGACGCGGCCGAACCCTGGTTCGGCTACGGCCAGGGCGTCGCCAATGTCGTGGCCCCGCAACCCAACGCGGGCCTCTACCACCCTGACGGCCGCCTGGCGCTGCGGGCCGACGACTTCACCTGGACGACCACCCCGTCCGACGCCCTCAGCGTCGGCCAGGACGGCAGCTACAAGGTGCAAGCGACAAAGCGCCAGGACATCGTGTTCAAGGGCGCCTTCAAGCTCGATCCCACCAAGAAGGTCGAGGGCACGCTCAAGACGGGCTTCACGGTGAGCGTGTCGCCCGGAGAGGTCAGCCTCAGCCAGCCGGTCACGGGCGGAACCGCCGCTCTCACCAAGCAGCAGTTCTTCTTCACCCTTACCGCGCCCAACGGCGCCTCGGCCTCCACCATCCCGCCCTGCAACGGCTGCACGCCCAACATCGCCAGCAACCAGTACCAATGGACGAGCAGCGACCCGACCCTGGCGAAAGTGGACACGGGCGGACTTGTATCGGTCATGTCGAGCACCGCCACGGGCGATGTCTCGATCTCGATCCAGCTCACCGCCGATCCCGACCGCAAGACCTCCGCGACGGTGCACGTCACCAACAACGGCGGTCTGGCCCTCGACGTGCAGTAACGGGGAGGACACCATGAATCGCACGAAACTGACCTACCTGGTCCTTCCCCTGGTCCTGCTGGGCTGCCAGGTCATGAACCCTGGACAGCTCTCCCGGGGCCCGGCGGCGGATCGACTCGCCTCGGTGACGCTGAAGGAGCAACCGGCCAGACCGGCCGACGTGCCCCCCACCGTCGACACCACCCTCACCGCGCCCGAGGCGCAGGGGGCCGTCATCGCGACGCAACCCGAAGCCCTCGCGCAGCAACCGCCGCAGTTCGGCGGCCTCGTGCTCAACGTGGCCTGGCCCGAACGGGCTATCGCCCGCAAGACCCAGGCCATCCCCAGCACGGCGAACGCGCTGTGGGTCAAGGTCTACAAAGGCAACACCTACGGCGGCGCCAAGTCGGCGCAGCCGGCGCCCGACTCCGGGACCGTCCTGGCGTCGCGGGTCGTCGGCCGCGACGCCAACGACCAGATCCCCGGCGCCACGCCCACCCCCTGCTGCGGGGGAGATACCAGCCAGCCCAAGCGGGCGTCGCTCTACATCAGCCTGCCGCCGGGCGACGTGACGGTGTGGGTCGGCACGTTCGCCGAGGTTCCCGAGAACGTCGCGACCAACTCGGCTTTCCTGTCCTCGGCGCAGACCACGGCCACCATCCAGGCCAACAGGATGGGCGCGCCCAAGCCGATGACGCTGGGTCCCAACCCGCAAATCGCGCCCAACGTCACGGCGGCCGTGCCGGCCTACGTGGGCCCGGGCGGCTCGTTCGTCATCAAGGGCGGCAACTTCGACGACGAGGACCTCAAGGCCCTCCTCTACATCGCGCCGCCGGCCGGACAGAGCTGCTGCGCCACCAAGACGCCGCTGACCGTCACGGCCCACGGCACGGATTCGCTGACCGTGACCGTGCCCAAGGATGCCAGCTCGCAGACCTACCTGGTGCAGGTGGAAGCCAAGGGCTTCGCCATCACCTCGTCGGTCGAGGTGGGCATCCTCAACAAGGACAACCCGTTCGCCCTCTCCCTTGAAGGCAACGCCAAGGAGTACTACCCGACCGGCGGCAAGGAGTATGCCCTGCCGCCGGGAGGCAAGCTCACCGTCACGGGGCTCTCCGGCCGGGTCGGCTGCTGCAGCCAGGACGGGCCGGCGATGCCGCTATCCATGGTCTCGGTGGTGCCGCCTGGCGGCGCGACCGCGTCGCTGGATGCGAGCGGCTCGTACGTGCTGCCCGGCATCGGCCAGTACAAGATCGTGGCCGCTTCGGGCGAAGCGAAGCTCACCCAGAAGATCAACGCGTTCAGGGTGAAGGTCTCGCTCGACACCTCCGAGTGGGACGGCGGCCAGAGCCGGGACAGCTTCGCATTCCCGGTGGCGACGCTGGTGTCTCCGCCGTGCCCGACCTGCAACTACGACTTCCCGACCAAGCTGTACTACTTCATCCGGGACGGCTTCTTCGTGGACGCCCAGGACAACCAGCTGCCGATTGGCGGCTACCAGGCCGGAGACTTCACGTATGCCTCCGACACCCTGACCCTCAACACGAGCAACCGCACGATCACCGGCGGCTCCGGCACCGGCGGTGTGGTGACGGCGATGCTCAAGGCGAGCGGTGCGGTCACGGCCACGGCCAGCGCCCGCATCTACCAGCCGACCTCGGTGAAGCTGACCGCGGACTGGACGTTCACGCCCTATCCGGGGAACGGCTTCAACTACAGTGCCCGCCTGGTCTACGCCTACGGCACCGACACGACCAAGCCCGAACTCGGCAAGGACTCCGACTTCGAGTGGACCAGTTCCAACACGGCGGTGGCCACGATCAACGCCGAGAGCGGCGAGGGTCAGATCACCCAGGGTGCGACCGCGGGGGCCTCGACCACTGTCACCGCGACCCTCCGCAACGACCCGACCAGGAAGGCGACGGTGGTGATCACCATCCCCACGCAATAGCAGGAAGATACGCGACGGCCGTCCTTGCGGGGGCGGCCGGCGCGGTCCGGATCGGGCAGCAGTCCGGCGAAAAGGGCTGCCCCCGCTCATCCCGGCACCCCATGACGGCATGACATGGCTTTCCCCAGGGCCGTCGCACGATCCAGTCCCAGCAGATCTGACGCCGCAGGGCTCAAGTCGACGATGCTGGCATCGTCTCCGACGAGAATGGCGGCGTCCCCACCGGTCAGCAGCGGCGGCGTCCCCTTTGCCTTCGCCATCAATCCTTACAATACCCGCGCCACCCAGATGTTTCTCGGTGTTTCAATCTGTAGACGACGCGTTGTCTTAATGGCAATCCAGTTTCGCGCAACGGATTTGCAGCGCCATTGCCCCAGAGTGACGTGCGCTTGCCCGCGACCTGGTGGGCAAGGAACTCGCGGTTCAGGAATCGGCGGCGGCTCCCGCCAGCCCGCCTGCGACAAGCGCCGCTACCAGACCGGTAGCCTGCAGTTCCCTTGAATGAGTTCGTCCCGTGTGATCAACTTGGCGCCATGGACCTCGGCGGTGGCCACGATCAAGCGATCGAACAGATCGCGCGTCCACGTGAGGCCAATTGCCCTGTCGACAACTCTCGAGAAGGTCTCGTCGGACTGATAGCGGCGCTCAAATGACCTGGCGCCTATCGGACGCAGGCACGGAGGCCTGCGCCACCGATGCAACGGGTGGGGCCGGCCTCCGTGCCGGCCGCGATGTCGGAGCGAAGTCATCAGAGCCGCGCTATGAAACGCCGCGGTCGTCCCCGGCAGCGACGGGATGAAAACAGGCCACGTCACAGGGTAGGAGTGGACTAGGCCTTCCGGACGATGAACTTCCAGTACCCACGAGTGACGTCGGCTCTGCTCGACGACATCGTGCGCCGCCTGATCGAGGCCGGCGCGCCCTCGCGGATCATCCTCTTCGGATCCCGAGCCCGCGGAGATTTCCGCGACGACAGCGACCTGGATCTCCTGATCGTCGAGGAGTCGGACCTCCCACGGTACCGCCGCTCGCCCAGGTACTACCTGGCCACCGCCGGGCTCTTCCCGGCCCGGGACATCGTCGTATGGACCCCGCAGGAAATAGCCGAATGGGATGCCGTCCCCAACGCTTTCGTGACGACGGCGGTGAGGGAAGGCAAGGTCCTGTATGAAAAATAGCGAGGACCTGGCGAGGGGCTGGCTTCGCAAAGCGCAAAGCGATCTGCAGACGGCCGTGTTGCTCGGCAACTCCGAAGGCCCGTACGATACCGCGTGCTTTCATGCCCAGCAGGCGGCCGAAAAAGCCCTCAAGGCGCTCCTTTCCCTGGCCGGGAGCCCGATTCCCAGGACTCACAGCCTGGCCGACCTCGCCTTGATGTGCCGCGATCCTTTCCCGGGCCTGACCGTCGCCGGCGAGGATCTCGCCTGCCTGACGCCCTATGCCGTCGAACTGCGGTACGACTTCGAGTTCTGGCCGGAAGCCGACGTCGCCGCAGAGGCCGTGCTGGCCGCCCGGCGCATCGTAGACGCGGTCTCGGCGCTCGTGGCCGAGTACCAAGGGGACGCTGGCCAGAACCGGTAGAGCAAGCTACAGGCCGGCGGTGCCAGGTACCCTTGTTCCCGGACCGGAGGGCGGTTGATCTCCCACGTGCCCTTACCGCCGAAATTGCGGAAACTTCCGCAACGATCTTGCCGATTTTCGCAAAGCTTCAGCCCGTCAGGCCGGGGCGAGCGAATCGACGGACAACGCGCCCTCCGGCATGGTCGTGGTTCCAGGCCGATCAGGAGCCTTGAAATTTGCAAGGTTCCGTTGCAGAATTCAAGAAAATGATCGCGAGGCCTGCCCACACCCGGCGGATACGGGATCTCCTCGCGCGTTTCCCGATCGTTGCCGTCCTGGGGCCTCGCCAGGTTGGCAAGACCACGCTCGCCCGCCTCGTGGCAGCCGACTTTCCCGGAGCGGTTTCCCACTTCGACCTCGAGGATCCTGCCGACCTCGCGGCTCTGGCCGAGCCGGCACTTGCTCTCAGGCCCCTGCGCGGACTAGTCGTGCTCGACGAGGTACAGCTTCGCCCCAACCTGTTCCCGCTCTTGCGCGTGCTGGCCGACCGACCAGGATTGC from the Candidatus Tanganyikabacteria bacterium genome contains:
- a CDS encoding nucleotidyltransferase domain-containing protein, with amino-acid sequence MNFQYPRVTSALLDDIVRRLIEAGAPSRIILFGSRARGDFRDDSDLDLLIVEESDLPRYRRSPRYYLATAGLFPARDIVVWTPQEIAEWDAVPNAFVTTAVREGKVLYEK
- a CDS encoding HEPN domain-containing protein, whose translation is MKNSEDLARGWLRKAQSDLQTAVLLGNSEGPYDTACFHAQQAAEKALKALLSLAGSPIPRTHSLADLALMCRDPFPGLTVAGEDLACLTPYAVELRYDFEFWPEADVAAEAVLAARRIVDAVSALVAEYQGDAGQNR
- a CDS encoding AAA family ATPase is translated as MIARPAHTRRIRDLLARFPIVAVLGPRQVGKTTLARLVAADFPGAVSHFDLEDPADLAALAEPALALRPLRGLVVLDEVQLRPNLFPLLRVLADRPGLPARFLILGSASPDLLIARL